A single region of the Nicotiana sylvestris chromosome 6, ASM39365v2, whole genome shotgun sequence genome encodes:
- the LOC138870877 gene encoding uncharacterized protein, whose protein sequence is MDLTRDEETLEEGSGAVHELQVRHGTVHIDEIFAGNFGGPEPEVSRGREEILTEIDALGGFKSGPSFSSGEIRDAQDTGTAGLVDSHGEENNIGDYFIGIDMDTDLEAPVALEEAEKLQQQAKKLYDRALSNLQDALSCREKELEKLTSNLNKSKASSARQEEELGELRASIEGVHEERTSFAEQTFDKLKSELLCYQARLRKAVDGEKSFRLICDKRWKKLRHLWYEANRSLNYESHLEKQNKTEDLERLCGEVGQAKYECNDLRAQIDAHIATKKNTLAKASTLEIQLQNARENNSVQTSRIARLESDLSEMKAEVMEAGAKVEEIQAKVDRKVAIYLKDVADARAELRGASDWESRSSEYARCTSRRETLKEIHAKGFDFLEEIEKAKVDEYDAMFPLFDAEDNEREVDGATVPEEKVE, encoded by the exons ATGGACCTAACCCGTGATgaggagaccctcgaggagggtTCGGGCGCAGTCCACGAGCTTCAAGTTAGACATGGCACAGTCCATATCGATGAAATATTTGCTGGCAATTTCGGAGGGCCTGAACCCGAAGTTTCCCGGGGTCGAGAAGAGATCCTTACAGAAATAGATGCCCTGGGTGGCTTTAAATCGGGCCCTTCATTTTCTTCGGGGGAGATTAGGGATGCCCAGGATACAGGTACCGCTGGTTTGGTGGACTCTCATGGAGAGGAAAATAATATCGGGGACTACTTCATTGGCATCGACATGGACACAGACCTCGAAGCCCCCGTCGCTCTTGAGGAGGCCGAGAAGCTTCAACAGCAG GCCAAGAAGTTGTATGACCGTGCCTTATCTAATCTCCAAGACGCGCTCTCATGCCGTGAGAAGGAACTCGAGAAGCTCACCTCAAATCTAAATAAGTCAAAGGCTTCCTCCGCCCGACAGGAAGAGGAGTTGGGTGAGCTTCGGGCAAGCATAGAGGGGGTGCACGAGGAAAGGACCAGCTTTGCCGAGCAG acctttgacaagcttaagtccgagtTGCTTTGCTATCAAGCTAGGTTGAGGAAAGCTGTGGATGGGGAGAAGTCCTTCAGGCTTATTTGTGATAAAAGGTGGAAAAAATTGAGGCACCTTTGGTACGAGGCGAatcgaagcctgaactacgaaTCCCACCTCGAGAAACAG AACAAGACAGAAGATTTGGAACGCCTTTGTGGTGAGGTTGGCCAGGCCAAGTATGAGTGCAACGATCTAAGGGCTCAAATAGATGCCCATATTGCTACCAAGAAGAATACTTTGGCTAAGGCTTCTACCCTCGAGATACAACTCCAGAACGCCCGTGAAAACAACTCGGTTCAAACGAGCAGGATTGCAAGGCTCGAGTCCGACCTTTCAGAGATGAAAGCCGAGGTCATGGAAGCCGGGGCTAAAGTTGAAGAGATTCAGGCTAAGGTTGATAGGAAAGTGGCCATTTATTTAAAAGATGTTGCCGATGCTCGGGCTGAGTTGAGAGGGGCTTCCGATTGGGAGAGCAGAAGTAGTGAGTATGCCCGGTGCACGTCCCGTAGGGAAACCCTCAAGGAAATCCATGCTAagggctttgatttcttagaagAGATTGAGAAGGCCAAGGTGGATGAATACGATGCCATGTTCCCCCTATTTGATGCCGAAGATAATGAGAGAGAGGTCGACGGGGCTACAGTCCCTGAGGAGAAAGTAGAATAG